Proteins encoded together in one Impatiens glandulifera chromosome 1, dImpGla2.1, whole genome shotgun sequence window:
- the LOC124911226 gene encoding uncharacterized protein LOC124911226: MEFINAELKCVEEASHQLAGKCNCSIKIIYGLPCKHDLAHYRFLSIPIPIQSINAHWRRLSMNGHEYHDDGARANRTSKVVEILDGMDPQMREQMIDRATETNATSRKRGRGRGSGVRNTLSTHDHPPVSPFRDTYIEKLPTVVQPYISHIVDVEPDGHCGFRAIAALIGYGEECWIQVRYDLMEEILQNKRQYDQLYPDREMADNLLVLLKYFEQPTPERHWMDCMTLGIVIASRYNLVLHTFGENNCSCFTHLPLRSPPVPDLERREIAIALVGQHFVQVFLHPHYPVPPFPMWWCNHSSDEAKGWATSYITRANLWYEITGTGPNGGAEFGGNID; the protein is encoded by the exons ATGGAGTTTATTAATGCTGAGCTGAAATGCGTCGAGGAAGCATCTCACCAACTAGCTGGAAAATGCAActgttcaattaaaataatatacggATTGCCTTGCAAGCATGATCTTGCACATTATCGGTTCCTTTCCATTCCAATTCCAATACAGAGTATCAACGCTCATTGGAGAAGGTTGTCTATGAACGGTCATGAATACCATGACGACGGAGCACGAGCTAACAGGACATCTAAAGTTGTTGAGATATTAGATGGGATGGATCCACAAATGCGAGAGCAAATGATAGATCG GGCCACTGAAACGAATGCAACGTCTCGAAAGAGAGGACGTGGGAGGGGGTCGGGGGTTCGCAATACTCTGTCGACCCATGATCACCCTCCCGTTTCACCCTTCCGTGATACCTACATTGAGAAATTACCTACGGTTGTGCAGCCTTATATTTCTCATATTGTTGACGTTGAACCTGACGGTCACTGTGGATTTAGGGCGATAGCCGCACTAATCGGGTATGGTGAAGAATGTTGGATTCAAGTACGATACGATCTTATGGAGGAGATTCTACAAAATAAGCGTCAATATGATCAACTTTATCCAGATCGGGAAATGGCAGATAAtctattagttttattaaaatatttcgaGCAACCGACACCTGAGAGGCATTGGATGGACTGTATGACTTTAGGAATTGTCATCGCATCAAGATACAACCTTGTACTACATACATTTGGTGAGAATAATTGTAGTTGTTTTACTCACTTACCATTAAGGTCCCCTCCAGTTCCAGACCTAGAGCGCCGAGAAATAGCTATCGCCCTTGTTGGCCAACACTTCGTGCAAGTTTTTTTACACCCTCATTATCCTGTACCACCCTTTCCAATGTGGTGGTGTAATCATTCATCTGACGAAGCTAAAGGATGGGCAACTAGTTATATAACACGTGCTAATTTGTGGTACGAAATAACGGGTACAGGACCTAACGGCGGTGCTGAATTTGGAGGAAATATcgattag
- the LOC124911237 gene encoding uncharacterized protein LOC124911237 has protein sequence MCERGGKYKLPRYFVDGQSFKRNTGTKKCECSFELRGVPIPPEGVMWNLRVVCGFHNHQLAESMYGHEYPSRLKPMELQFVLDMANSTAPREVLNILKQRDPSNTTGIKTIYNAIFTNKSAKRAGLNQVQYVLE, from the coding sequence ATGTGTGAAAGAGGAGGAAAATACAAACTGCCACGGTATTTTGTTGATGGGCAATCCTTTAAAAGGAATACAGGGACAAAAAAATGTGAATGCTCATTCGAGCTACGAGGTGTACCAATACCTCCAGAAGGTGTGATGTGGAATTTAAGGGTTGTATGTGGTTTCCATAACCATCAATTAGCAGAATCTATGTATGGTCATGAGTACCCGTCTAGGTTAAAACCAATGGAGCTACAGTTTGTGCTCGACATGGCCAATAGCACCGCACCTCGTGAAGTTCTTAATATATTGAAACAAAGAGACCCGTCAAACACTACAGGGATCAAAACCATTTACAATGCCATTTTCACAAATAAATCCGCCAAACGGGCCGGCCTAAATCAAGTCCAGTATGTCTTGGagtag